A DNA window from Nycticebus coucang isolate mNycCou1 chromosome 1, mNycCou1.pri, whole genome shotgun sequence contains the following coding sequences:
- the LOC128590646 gene encoding aspartyl/asparaginyl beta-hydroxylase-like, whose translation MRGPGVRGRTRVEVLGGMAGGAQAQAWRETKHGGHKNGKKGGLSGSSFFMWFMVIALLGVWTSVAVVWFELVDYEEVPGKLGIYDPDRDGDFDVDESKVLLGLKERSASEPKVPPEAEPDAELEEQAPMGAEPKNIEDEINEQIQPPLHEMVHREHVEGEDLQQEDGAPVGEPHLEDDHFLTAPDVHDKSETLEPETFHEDSQDYHQDLEEKTYEQEAPDSSEPLVADGRLQHDEDGVTYQDYDEKVYEPLENEPLENEPLENKPLENEPLENEPSENNPVENELSENEPSEKERIEISDTTVYSVEDSNVIAEVTVPLVEEQQEVPPDT comes from the coding sequence ATGCGAGGGCCGGGCGTGCGTGGCCGCACCCGGGTGGAAGTCCTCGGAGGCATGGCGGGCGGTGCACAGGCACAGGCCTGGAGAGAGACAAAGCATGGAGGACACAAGAATGGGAAGAAAGGAGGACTTTCTGGAAGTTCCTTTTTCATGTGGTTCATGGTCATCGCGTTGCTGGGAGTTTGGACATCAGTAGCGGTTGTTTGGTTTGAGCTTGTTGATTATGAGGAAGTTCCAGGAAAACTAGGAATCTATGACCCTGATCGTGATGGAGATTTTGATGTAGATGAATCCAAAGTTTTATTAGGACTTAAGGAAAGATCTGCTTCAGAGCCCAAAGTCCCACCAGAAGCGGAGCCAGATGCTGAGCTGGAGGAGCAGGCTCCTATGGGGGCAGAACCCAAGAATATCGAAGATGAAATAAACGAACAAATCCAGCCCCCTCTCCATGAAATGGTACACAGAGAACATGTTGAAGGAGAAGACCTGCAGCAAGAAGACGGTGCCCCGGTGGGAGAACCACACCTGGAGGATGACCACTTCCTCACGGCCCCTGATGTACATGATAAATCTGAGACCCTGGAACCTGAAACATTTCATGAAGATTCACAGGACTACCATCAGGATTTGGAAGAGAAGACATATGAACAGGAAGCTCCAGATTCCAGTGAACCATTAGTAGCTGATGGAAGATTGCAGCATGACGAAGATGGTGTAACATACCAAGACTATGATGAAAAAGTATATGAACCTTTGGAAAATGAACCTTTGGAAAACGAACCTTTGGAAAACAAACCTTTGGAAAATGAACCTTTGGAAAATGAACCTTCAGAAAACAATCCTGTGGAAAATGAACTTTCAGAAAATGAACCTTCAGAAAAGGAAAGGATAGAAATCTCAGATACTACTGTATACAGTGTAGAAGATTCAaatgtaattgcagaagtcactGTTCCTCTGGTAGAAGAACAGCAGGAAGTCCCACCAGATACTTAA